In one window of Rhodopirellula bahusiensis DNA:
- a CDS encoding glycosyltransferase, producing the protein MIDEICVVGFPSRLGGADTELDHQIRVWQHLGLKVHLIHTAQLDHNCHLMRMSERGCVIHAPCDWNACAGKHVISYCNAGFLENLEEISSKAKSTTFVNCMTWLFEKEKECHRRGLIDFFVYQTDHAMDKVAHDLRTLNPNYRPHKIKPYFYLDEFPMIDGRDEDTFRFGRLSRSDPAKFHPSQLWIYEAMVAPVLKSGVMLGVDAGIRAKIGHEPDWIRAYPPGELSAQEVYRHSHCIIQATETYENLPRIGFEAMASGCLLIVDDRGGWRELVQHGKTGFLCSDERAFVYYSSRAAYEANERNSMTHAARTWLQDNWSLESSAADWKKFFGELKAFSGA; encoded by the coding sequence TTGATTGATGAGATTTGTGTTGTCGGATTTCCTTCGCGTTTAGGCGGGGCGGATACTGAACTTGACCATCAGATTCGCGTTTGGCAGCACCTTGGACTGAAGGTGCACCTGATTCACACAGCTCAGTTGGATCACAACTGTCACCTCATGCGAATGAGCGAGCGGGGATGTGTGATTCATGCACCGTGTGACTGGAACGCTTGTGCCGGGAAACACGTGATCTCTTACTGCAACGCGGGATTCCTTGAGAACCTCGAAGAAATTTCCTCAAAGGCCAAGTCGACGACCTTCGTCAACTGCATGACTTGGTTGTTCGAGAAAGAAAAAGAATGCCATCGTCGAGGCCTGATCGACTTCTTTGTATACCAAACTGACCATGCCATGGACAAAGTTGCGCATGATTTGCGCACCCTGAACCCGAACTATCGGCCTCATAAAATTAAGCCATACTTTTATTTAGATGAATTTCCGATGATTGATGGCCGTGACGAGGACACTTTTCGGTTTGGGCGGCTTTCGCGATCAGATCCGGCGAAGTTCCATCCCTCGCAGCTATGGATCTACGAAGCAATGGTCGCACCCGTTCTTAAAAGTGGCGTGATGCTCGGCGTTGACGCGGGAATCCGGGCCAAAATCGGCCACGAGCCTGATTGGATTCGAGCTTATCCGCCGGGTGAACTGTCGGCCCAGGAAGTCTATCGTCATTCACACTGTATCATTCAAGCGACAGAGACTTATGAAAACTTACCTCGCATTGGTTTTGAAGCGATGGCAAGTGGTTGTCTTCTGATTGTGGACGATCGGGGTGGATGGCGTGAATTGGTACAGCACGGAAAGACAGGGTTCCTTTGTTCAGACGAGAGAGCATTCGTATACTACTCGTCGCGAGCGGCTTATGAGGCCAATGAAAGAAATTCGATGACCCACGCTGCCCGGACTTGGCTTCAAGACAATTGGTCACTTGAGTCTTCTGCTGCTGACTGGAAAAAGTTTTTTGGAGAACTGAAAGCGTTTTCCGGTGCATAA